From Juglans regia cultivar Chandler unplaced genomic scaffold, Walnut 2.0 Scaffold_50, whole genome shotgun sequence, a single genomic window includes:
- the LOC109004082 gene encoding F-box/kelch-repeat protein At1g23390-like: MEENNQQELKAEEEASATASIHGDVLEIILSHVPLIDLEHARCVSNTWNRAVFSSLRHLNPIKPWLIVHKQSTRHPYATTAHAYDPRSEVWLKIDQPPINHVSALRSSHSTLLYMQTSLQFAFSFDPLHLKWYRANAPLVWRTDPIVALVGHCVVVAGGTFDLGDDPLPLETYDLRIGKWDICQWIPTVLKDSPSSLWLSVAVDEHKMYVTEKSSGITHSFDPSTKTWFGPYDLRPGNHVFSSAIGFVNDSMVVVGLIGDSENVKGVKLWEAMKGTEMVELREIGEMPEELVGKLKGESACLPSIGLNTMGQFAYLHNPSDPGELILCEVADGACRWGSVRNVVGDDESRMQRLVFTCSDVGLGVLHDAICSGNRRFTVEDNIVD, from the coding sequence ATGGAAGAAAACAATCAGCAGGAATTAAAGGCAGAAGAAGAAGCTTCTGCTACTGCTTCGATCCATGGAGATGTCTTGGAGATTATCCTCTCGCACGTTCCTCTCATCGATCTCGAGCACGCACGTTGCGTGTCTAACACCTGGAATCGCGCCGTTTTCTCGTCTCTTCGGCACCTGAACCCCATCAAGCCCTGGCTCATTGTCCACAAACAGAGCACTCGCCACCCTTACGCCACCACGGCGCACGCGTATGACCCGCGCTCCGAAGTGTGGCTGAAGATCGATCAGCCGCCGATCAATCACGTCTCGGCCCTCCGGTCGTCGCACTCCACCCTCCTCTACATGCAGACATCCCTCCAGTTCGCTTTCTCATTCGACCCGCTCCACCTTAAATGGTACCGCGCCAACGCCCCGCTCGTTTGGCGGACCGACCCGATCGTTGCGCTGGTTGGCCACTGCGTTGTTGTCGCCGGCGGAACCTTCGACTTAGGTGATGATCCGCTTCCGTTGGAAACCTACGACCTGAGGATCGGTAAATGGGACATTTGCCAATGGATCCCCACCGTCCTCAAGGATTCCCCCTCTTCCTTATGGCTCTCCGTAGCCGTGGACGAGCACAAGATGTACGTGACGGAGAAAAGCTCCGGCATAACGCACTCGTTCGATCCCAGCACCAAGACCTGGTTCGGGCCGTACGATCTGCGACCAGGTAATCACGTTTTCTCCTCTGCGATTGGATTCGTCAATGACAGCATGGTGGTGGTGGGCCTAATCGGAGACAGCGAGAATGTGAAAGGCGTAAAATTGTGGGAAGCCATGAAGGGGACTGAAATGGTGGAGTTAAGGGAGATAGGCGAGATGCCGGAGGAGCTGGTAGGAAAGCTGAAAGGGGAGAGCGCTTGCCTACCGTCGATTGGGTTGAACACGATGGGTCAATTCGCGTACTTGCACAACCCGTCGGATCCAGGGGAGTTGATCTTGTGCGAGGTCGCCGACGGTGCATGCAGGTGGGGGAGTGTTCGGAATGTTGTGGGCGACGACGAGAGTCGGATGCAGCGTTTAGTATTCACATGTTCGGACGTAGGACTCGGAGTTTTGCACGATGCAATATGCTCTGGGAATCGAAGATTCACTGTCGAGGACAATATTGTGGATTAA
- the LOC118345828 gene encoding F-box/kelch-repeat protein At1g23390-like has protein sequence MEENNQQELKAEAEASATASIHGDVLEIILSHVPLIDLEHARCVSNTWNRAVFSSLRHLNPIKPWLIVHKQSTRHPYATTAHAYDPRSGVWLKIDQPPINHVSALRSSHSTLLYMQTSLQFAFSFDPLHLKWNRANAPLVWRTDPIVALVGHRVVVAGGTFDLGDDPLPLETYDLRTGKWDICQWIPTVLKDSPSSLWLSVAVDEHKMYVTEKSSGITHSFDPSTKTWYGPYDLRPGNHVFSSAIGFVNDSMVVVGLIGDSENVKGVKLWEAMKGTEMVELREIGEMPEELVGKLKGESACLPSIGLNTMGQFAYLHNPSDPGELILCEVADGACRWGSVRNVVGDDESRMQRLVFTCSDVGLGVLHDAICSGNRRFTVEDNIVD, from the coding sequence ATGGAAGAAAACAATCAGCAGGAATTAAAGGCAGAAGCAGAAGCTTCTGCTACTGCTTCGATCCATGGAGATGTCTTGGAGATTATCCTCTCGCACGTTCCTCTCATCGATCTCGAGCACGCACGTTGCGTGTCTAACACCTGGAATCGCGCCGTTTTCTCGTCTCTTCGGCACCTGAATCCCATCAAGCCCTGGCTCATTGTCCACAAACAGAGCACTCGCCACCCTTACGCCACCACGGCGCACGCGTATGACCCGCGCTCCGGCGTGTGGCTGAAGATCGATCAGCCGCCGATCAATCACGTCTCGGCCCTCCGGTCGTCGCACTCGACCCTCCTCTACATGCAGACATCCCTCCAGTTCGCTTTCTCATTCGACCCGCTCCACCTTAAATGGAACCGCGCCAACGCCCCGCTCGTTTGGCGGACCGACCCGATCGTTGCGCTGGTTGGCCACCGCGTTGTTGTCGCCGGCGGAACCTTCGACTTAGGTGATGATCCGCTTCCGTTGGAAACCTACGACCTGAGGACCGGTAAATGGGACATTTGCCAATGGATCCCCACCGTCCTCAAGGATTCCCCCTCTTCCTTATGGCTCTCCGTAGCCGTGGACGAGCACAAGATGTACGTGACGGAGAAAAGCTCCGGCATAACGCACTCGTTCGATCCCAGCACCAAGACCTGGTACGGGCCGTACGATCTGCGACCAGGTAATCACGTTTTCTCCTCTGCGATTGGATTCGTCAATGACAGCATGGTGGTGGTGGGCCTAATCGGAGACAGCGAGAATGTGAAAGGCGTAAAATTGTGGGAAGCCATGAAGGGGACTGAAATGGTGGAGTTAAGGGAGATAGGCGAGATGCCGGAGGAGCTGGTAGGAAAGCTGAAAGGGGAGAGCGCTTGCCTACCGTCGATTGGGTTGAACACGATGGGTCAATTCGCGTACTTGCACAACCCGTCGGATCCAGGGGAGTTGATCTTGTGCGAGGTCGCCGACGGTGCATGCAGGTGGGGGAGTGTTCGGAATGTTGTGGGCGACGACGAGAGTCGGATGCAGCGTTTAGTATTCACATGTTCGGACGTAGGACTCGGAGTTTTGCACGATGCAATATGCTCTGGGAATCGAAGATTCACTGTCGAGGACAATATTGTGGATTAA